From one Streptomyces sp. ICC1 genomic stretch:
- a CDS encoding EF-hand domain-containing protein: MASAFQERKLRGMFAAFDADGDGYLREEDFTALVDRWSRLPGVGPGTELRVRVEALLMGWWAALLEAGDANGDGAVDMGELLSLVDRLPAMVAEVTATADTVFAAVDSNGDGRISPEEHLRLVETWNGQPADMVGVFELLDLNGDGHLSREEFALLWRQFWMSDDPAEPGNWLCGRFPW, translated from the coding sequence ATGGCCAGCGCGTTTCAGGAGCGCAAGCTCAGGGGGATGTTCGCCGCGTTCGACGCGGACGGCGACGGCTACCTGCGCGAGGAGGACTTCACGGCACTCGTCGACCGCTGGAGCCGGCTGCCGGGAGTGGGTCCCGGGACCGAGCTGCGCGTGCGGGTGGAGGCGCTGCTGATGGGCTGGTGGGCGGCACTCCTCGAAGCGGGGGACGCGAACGGGGACGGGGCCGTCGACATGGGCGAGCTGCTCTCCCTCGTCGACAGGCTGCCCGCGATGGTCGCGGAGGTCACCGCGACCGCCGACACCGTGTTCGCCGCCGTGGACTCCAACGGCGACGGCCGCATCTCCCCGGAGGAACACCTCCGGCTCGTCGAGACCTGGAACGGACAGCCCGCGGACATGGTGGGCGTCTTCGAACTGCTCGACCTGAACGGCGACGGGCACCTCAGCCGTGAGGAGTTCGCCCTGCTGTGGCGGCAGTTCTGGATGAGCGACGACCCGGCGGAACCGGGCAACTGGCTGTGCGGCCGGTTCCCCTGGTAG
- a CDS encoding HAMP domain-containing sensor histidine kinase: MRRPPAREPGRRSLSIHGRLFLGFAGALGVCGALMVTIIYVGMRFVPTYDLTRTVEVPAGSVPPRACTPPGATPLTGPGDIACPTPTEGQKADGRQTDGQKADLLKADGLKTGTPADITTKEEVWSTVLTFSVGGVLLVMALGLGAGWILSKRLLAPLHTISEAAARAANGNLRDRINAEGPADELKQLADTFDGMLARLEESFAAHQRFAANASHELLTPLATTRTLLQVAGDDPTGEEFAELVPMLWETNERNIHVVRALLDLATADRTAPFDPAPVDLAALAVRVVAERVERAAAYDIRLDTEIEAGCEVTGSATLLRQLLLNLLDNALTHNVAGGSVQLAVHREEGVVVEVDNTGPQVDEDIVDRLFEPFYRARSRVSSDRTGHGLGLAIVQSIVTAHHGTVTATANPGGGLTARIELPPADQPQRIGPVSRL; encoded by the coding sequence GTGAGGCGGCCGCCGGCGCGCGAGCCCGGACGGCGGTCGCTGAGCATCCACGGCCGGCTCTTCCTCGGTTTCGCGGGCGCGCTCGGCGTGTGCGGCGCGCTCATGGTCACGATCATCTACGTCGGCATGCGCTTCGTCCCGACCTACGACCTCACCCGCACGGTGGAGGTCCCCGCCGGTTCCGTGCCGCCGCGGGCCTGCACCCCGCCCGGGGCCACGCCCCTCACCGGCCCGGGGGACATCGCCTGCCCGACGCCCACCGAGGGCCAGAAAGCCGATGGCCGGCAGACCGATGGCCAGAAAGCCGATCTCCTGAAAGCCGATGGCCTGAAAACCGGCACCCCGGCGGACATCACCACGAAGGAGGAGGTGTGGTCCACCGTCCTCACCTTCTCCGTCGGCGGGGTGCTCCTGGTGATGGCCCTCGGACTCGGCGCCGGCTGGATCCTCTCCAAACGCCTGCTCGCCCCGCTGCACACCATCAGCGAGGCCGCGGCACGGGCCGCGAACGGCAATCTGCGGGACCGCATCAACGCCGAGGGGCCCGCGGACGAGCTCAAGCAGCTGGCCGACACCTTCGACGGCATGCTGGCCCGCCTGGAGGAGTCCTTCGCCGCGCACCAGCGGTTCGCCGCGAACGCCTCGCACGAGCTGCTCACCCCGCTGGCCACCACCCGGACCCTGCTCCAGGTCGCGGGCGATGACCCCACGGGCGAGGAGTTCGCGGAACTGGTCCCGATGCTGTGGGAGACCAACGAGCGCAACATCCACGTCGTACGGGCCTTGCTCGACCTGGCCACCGCGGACCGGACGGCACCCTTCGACCCCGCTCCGGTGGACCTCGCCGCGCTCGCGGTCCGGGTCGTCGCCGAACGGGTCGAGCGGGCGGCCGCGTACGACATCCGTCTCGACACGGAGATCGAGGCGGGCTGCGAGGTCACCGGAAGCGCCACGCTGCTGCGGCAGCTGCTGCTGAACCTGCTCGACAACGCCCTCACCCACAACGTCGCCGGGGGCTCAGTGCAGCTGGCCGTCCACCGGGAGGAGGGCGTGGTGGTCGAGGTCGACAACACCGGCCCGCAGGTGGACGAGGACATCGTGGACCGGCTCTTCGAGCCCTTCTACCGGGCCCGGTCCCGGGTCAGCAGCGACCGCACGGGACACGGGCTCGGCCTCGCGATCGTCCAGTCGATCGTCACGGCCCACCACGGCACGGTCACCGCCACGGCGAACCCGGGCGGCGGACTCACCGCCCGGATCGAGCTGCCGCCCGCGGATCAGCCGCAGCGGATCGGCCCGGTGTCGAGGCTGTAG
- a CDS encoding GNAT family N-acetyltransferase has protein sequence MDGATAVQARDAFELIYAEAFAEPPYDETADDVAAAFRRFPVQARKRAFRAALARTEGGEPIGMAYGFPLAPDTVWWDELTGPVPDDVRREDGHRTFGLMELAVRGPWRGQGVARRLHETLLDGIGAERVLLNVNPASEVASAAYRAWGYLKIGEARPRGEGADVLDVMLLGLR, from the coding sequence ATGGACGGAGCGACCGCCGTGCAGGCCCGGGACGCGTTCGAGCTGATCTACGCCGAAGCGTTCGCGGAGCCTCCGTACGACGAGACCGCGGACGACGTCGCCGCCGCCTTCCGCCGCTTCCCCGTACAGGCGCGCAAGCGCGCCTTTCGCGCGGCCTTGGCCCGGACCGAGGGCGGCGAGCCGATCGGCATGGCGTACGGCTTTCCGCTCGCGCCCGACACGGTGTGGTGGGACGAGCTGACCGGGCCCGTGCCCGACGACGTGCGGCGCGAGGACGGGCACCGCACCTTCGGGCTCATGGAACTCGCCGTGCGCGGACCGTGGCGCGGACAGGGTGTCGCGCGGCGTCTGCACGAGACGCTGCTCGACGGCATCGGAGCCGAGCGGGTGCTGCTGAACGTCAACCCGGCGAGCGAGGTGGCGTCCGCCGCCTACCGGGCGTGGGGTTACCTCAAGATCGGCGAGGCGCGGCCACGGGGCGAGGGGGCGGACGTCCTCGACGTGATGCTGCTCGGTCTGCGCTGA